A genome region from Scleropages formosus chromosome 6, fSclFor1.1, whole genome shotgun sequence includes the following:
- the LOC108933284 gene encoding vimentin — translation MRGTSYSQKTLKVSGTTSMRVQSPSPSRCRVSSDARGRPGFRGTAVEVGTEIHRVHANEKEEMQELNVRFAGYIEKVQALEQRNAALKAELIALQGRYKGGPSTVGEEYDLKFKEMRELIESLTNEKGTADIERGYIEEEIEVWRLKLEEELSLKEEAEMILREFREDVDNATLQKAELEKQVEQLVAEMEFLKKLHEEEVADLMKQIQDSKVTAELDSDRPDLAAYLRNMRVEIEQAAARNVQEAEKWYKNKFDTLKAHASKHEDQMKSMKEEITTFHTQVTDLQNQIDGLRATNSALEQQLDDMEASHMDKVSEMERIIAQLENQLCETKLEMARYLQDYKELLHIKLKLDAEIATYRKLLEGEEKRLGISSDGVPGGVTTEERTTSASSSVESHTAGKTTA, via the exons ATGAGAGGGACATCTTACTCCCAGAAGACACTGAAGGTCAGTGGAACCACCAGCATGCGGGTGCAGAGTCCATCTCCATCCCGGTGCCGGGTTTCCTCAGATGCCCGCGGGCGTCCGGGCTTCCGTGGTACCGCTGTGGAGGTTGGGACGGAGATCCATAGGGTCCACGCAAATGAAAAGGAGGAGATGCAGGAGCTCAATGTGCGCTTTGCAGGTTACATTGAAAAGGTGCAGGCTTTGGAGCAGAGGAATGCAGCCCTGAAGGCTGAGCTCATCGCTTTGCAGGGCCGCTATAAGGGTGGGCCCAGCACTGTTGGGGAAGAGTACGACCTGAAGTTTAAAGAAATGAGAGAGCTGATCGAGTCGCTGACAAACGAAAAAGGAACGGCCGATATTGAACGGGGATACATCGAGGAAGAAATCGAGGTTTGGAGGCTCAAGCTTGAAGAGGAGCTCTCACTCAAAG agGAGGCAGAGATGATCCTGCGAGAGTTCCGTGAGGACGTGGACAACGCCACGCTCCAGAAGGCTGAGCTTGAGAAGCAGGTGGAACAGTTGGTAGCTGAGATGGAGTTCTTGAAGAAGCTTCATGAGGAGGAGGTGGCTGACCTGATGAAGCAGATCCAGGACTCCAAGGTGACGGCCGAGCTGGACTCAGATCGACCCGATCTGGCTGCCTACCTGCGCAACATGCGGGTGGAAATAGAGCAGGCGGCAGCCCGCAATGTACAGGAGGCTGAAAAGTGGTACAAGAACAAGTTTGACACCCTGAAGGCCCATGCAAGTAAGCATGAAGACCAGATGAAGTCCATGAAGGAGGAGATCACTACGTTCCACACCCAGGTGACCGATCTCCAGAACCAGATTGATGGGCTCCGCGCCACAAATTCAGctctggagcagcagctggatGACATGGAGGCCAGCCACATGGATAAAGTGTCCGAGATGGAGCGCATCATCGCTCAGCTCGAGAATCAGCTCTGTGAGACCAAGCTTGAGATGGCAAGATACTTGCAGGACTACAAGGAACTGCTTCACATCAAGCTGAAGCTGGATGCTGAGATTGCTACGTACAGGAAGCTGCTGGAAGGCGAGGAGAAGAGGCTGGGCATATCCTCAGATGGCGTGCCAG GCGGAGTCACCACGGAAGAAAGGACCACGTCTGCATCCAGCAGTGTGGAGAGCCACACAGCGGGCAAGACAACTGCCTGA